TCGACGGGCACCAAGAAGCAGTCCACCCCGCTCTCGGTGCTGCGGAACAGGATCGCCTCGACGTCGGGCTCGACCATCCTCAACAGCGGGTGCCCGGCCGCGAGCTCGGTCCAGTAGTCGAGGTCGAGCAGGCGTTCGGCGGCGCCCGCCGGACTCGGGTAGAACGCGGTGACGCCGGTGTCACCGCGCAGGAGGAACGCCGAACCCACGGGGATTCCCAGGCCTTTCCACTCGATGTCGGTGACCGGTCGCCGGGGGTCCGACAGGTAGCGCTCCGGCACCGCGCGGTACCTGGCACCGCGAACGGCGTCCTGGGTGAACAGCAGGAAGCAGGCGCGGCAGGAACACATCAGGCCACGGCGCCTGGTGTCGACCACGTGGCCGTGCCGCGATGCGACCGGCGTCCCGCAGATCTCGCACTGCTCCGTCCGCTCCATCTGCGCGGGGCGCTGCTCCAGCAGCGAACCCGGCTGTCCGACGAAGCGCCACAAACCGGTACGGGCGCTCATGACGCCTCGCTCCACCGGGTCGAACCGGCCCCCGACCGCCAGCCGGGCGGCGGTCCCATGCCGATCTGCAACAGGTCGGTGGTGGCTCCGGTGATCTCGACCCCGGTGGTCTCCGGAGCGGCGTCCAGGACGGCCTTCTCGATCGCCTCCCTGACCGCGCGCGTCGCGGACGGGCAGCCTGCGCGGCTGCCGTCGAGCCGCAGCCGCACCACCCCTTCGGCGTCGACACCCGAGTACTCGACCCTGTCGGCGTGCGCGCCCAGATGGGGACGGGCCCGGTCCAGCCCCTGCCGGATCCTGGTGTCCACGTCGAGCGGGTGGAGGTCGTGGAGCAACAACAGACCCGCCACCACGTCGTCCCCGGCGATGCGCTCGACCAGCGCCGGGTCGTGCTCGCGCAGGACGGCGACGACGCGGGCGAGTCCTTCGCCGTAGAGCTCCATCAGGAGCCGGACGAGTTCCTCGGCCGTCTGGCGGCTCTCCCCCGGCAGCAGGCCGCCCAGGAGTTCCTCGATGCGATCTCCGACGGTGCTTACGTTGCGCGTCATGGCTCATTCCTCGGATCGCGGTGTGGTTCAGTGCTCACCGTTGAACGCATGGGGGGTGTGGATCCTGGTCACCGTCTTCCCCGCGCCGATGGACATGTGAACGCCGCAGGGCATGCAGGGGTCGAAGCTGCGCACCGCCCGCATGATGTCGATGCCCTTGAAGTTCTCCTTGCTGTTCTCCTCGAAGATCGGCGTGTTTTGCACCGCGTCCTCGAACGGGCCCGGCGTGCCGTGGTGGTCGCGCACGCTGGCGTTCCACGGCGTCGGCGGGTAGGGCTGGTAGTTGGCGATCTTGCCGCCCTTGATCACCATGTGGTGCGAGAGCCCGCCGCGCACCGCCTCGGTGAACCCGCAGCTGAACGCCTCTTCAGGAACGCCGAACTCGGTCCAGGTCTTGGTGAGCCCACCGCGGACGTCGGCGAGCGCCCGCTCCGCGAAGTGCAGCGCGACGGCGGCCGCGTACGCCTGGAAGTAGGTGCGGGCCCGGTTGCGCTCGATGGCGTTGCTCCACTGCGGGATCTTCCACTCGAACACCACTTCGGGCTTGGTCAT
The window above is part of the Allokutzneria albata genome. Proteins encoded here:
- a CDS encoding DUF5947 family protein, yielding MSARTGLWRFVGQPGSLLEQRPAQMERTEQCEICGTPVASRHGHVVDTRRRGLMCSCRACFLLFTQDAVRGARYRAVPERYLSDPRRPVTDIEWKGLGIPVGSAFLLRGDTGVTAFYPSPAGAAERLLDLDYWTELAAGHPLLRMVEPDVEAILFRSTESGVDCFLVPVDVCYRLVGTVRLFWTGLDGGPQVREHIDELFAEISAKARSLIAEAGR
- a CDS encoding NifU family protein — protein: MTRNVSTVGDRIEELLGGLLPGESRQTAEELVRLLMELYGEGLARVVAVLREHDPALVERIAGDDVVAGLLLLHDLHPLDVDTRIRQGLDRARPHLGAHADRVEYSGVDAEGVVRLRLDGSRAGCPSATRAVREAIEKAVLDAAPETTGVEITGATTDLLQIGMGPPPGWRSGAGSTRWSEAS